The Coffea eugenioides isolate CCC68of chromosome 8, Ceug_1.0, whole genome shotgun sequence genome has a segment encoding these proteins:
- the LOC113781252 gene encoding auxin response factor 9 isoform X1 — protein sequence MASRGSLIQQHQSNGSVEGQDDLYTELWKACAGPLVDVPKPKESVYYFPQGHMEQLEASTNQELNQRIPMFGLPPKILCNVVDIQLLAEQETDEVYAQITLIPEPDHTEQTSPDSCPSEPPKPTVHSFCKVLTASDTSTHGGFSVLRKHANECLPPLDMTQPVPTQELVAKDLHGTEWHFKHIFRGQPRRHLLTTGWSTFVTSKRLVAGDSFVFLRGASGELRVGVRRFARQQSSMPSSVISSHSMHLGVLATASHAVATGTLFVVYYKPRTSQFIIGLNKYLESINNGFGVGMRFKMRFEGDDSPERRFSGTIVGVEDISLQWKDSKWRSLKVQWDEPASITRPERVSAWEIEPFVAAVPTSLVPSVTGKNKRLRSHSELLPPESASSTASAVWNPPHDSPLGNGTAECPRSQLRSANQNHMDISCSQLQGSRNCNLRTHAEGDWLSSSQGNTSVSRFADETESKSTIAWTTFTSCSATPAKLSNHSQSHLHDGRKPDTVASCRLFGIDLISPSTGALDKELLKPVNASNITTQECLPNTLSGCGSEHKSDLSKDSKDQIVGQLQLPSKEVQSKQSGSTRSRTKVQMQGVAVGRAVDLTMLTGYNELIVELEKMFEIKGELSPRNKWEIIFTDDEGDMMLMGDDPWPEFCKMVRRIFICSGQDVKIMRAGSKLPLPSADNDGTTFNWENGED from the exons TTGGAGGCGTCAACAAATCAGGAGTTAAATCAAAGGATTCCGATGTTTGGTCTGCCCCCAAAGATTCTTTGCAACGTTGTTGATATTCAGCTTCTG GCTGAACAGGAAACTGATGAGGTTTATGCACAGATTACTTTGATACCAGAACCCGAT CACACTGAGCAGACTTCTCCCGATTCATGCCCTTCTGAACCTCCGAAGCCTACAGTACACTCCTTCTGCAAGGTTTTGACTGCCTCCGATACAAGCACTCACGGAGGATTTTCTGTTCTTAGGAAGCATGCAAATGAATGCCTTCCTCCCCTG GACATGACACAGCCAGTTCCTACACAGGAACTGGTAGCCAAGGATCTTCATGGCACTGAATGGCACTTTAAACATATATTCAGAG GACAACCGCGGAGACACTTGCTTACTACAGGATGGAGTACATTTGTTACTTCTAAGAGATTGGTAGCTGGAGATTCTTTTGTATTTCTCAG GGGTGCAAGTGGAGAGCTACGAGTTGGAGTCAGACGCTTTGCTCGTCAACAGAGTTCTATGCCATCATCTGTGATTTCAAGCCATAGCATGCACCTAGGAGTTCTTGCAACCGCATCTCATGCTGTTGCAACTGGAACCCTCTTTGTTGTTTACTACAAACCAAG GACAAGTCAGTTCATCATAGGATTGAACAAATATCTAGAGTCTATTAACAATGGTTTTGGTGTGGGCATGAGGTTTAAGATGCGATTTGAAGGGGATGATTCTCCTGAACGAAG ATTTAGTGGCACCATTGTTGGTGTTGAAGATATTTCTCTTCAATGGAAAGATTCTAAATGGCGGTCATTGAAG GTTCAATGGGATGAACCTGCATCCATAACAAGACCAGAAAGGGTCTCAGCTTGGGAGATAGAACCTTTTGTTGCTGCAGTACCTACAAGTCTAGTTCCATCAGTAACGGGAAAAAACAAAAGGCTTCGATCACATTCTGAACTTCTACCACCTG AAAGTGCATCTTCAACTGCATCAGCTGTTTGGAATCCTCCTCATGATTCTCCTCTTGGAAATGGAACTGCAGAGTGTCCCAGAAGCCAACTTCGGTCTGCAAATCAGAATCATATGGACATTAGTTGTAGTCAACTCCAAGGTAGCAGGAACTGTAATTTAAGGACACATGCAGAGGGGGACTGGCTATCTTCTTCCCAGGGAAATACTTCTGTGAGTAGGTTTGCTGATGAAACGGAAAGCAAAAGTACCATTGCATGGACTACCTTTACCAGCTGTTCAGCCACCCCGGCAAAGTTGAGCAACCACTCTCAGTCTCATCTTCATGATGGCAGGAAGCCTGATACTGTTGCTAGCTGCCGATTGTTTGGCATTGATCTGATTAGTCCTTCAACTGGTGCCCTTGATAAAGAACTTCTGAAACCAGTAAATGCCTCAAATATCACCACTCAAGAGTGTTTGCCAAACACATTATCTGGCTGTGGTTCTGAACATAAATCTGACCTCTCGAAGGATTCCAAAGATCAAATAGTGGGGCAGCTGCAGTTACCATCAAAGGAGGTACAAAGCAAGCAGAGTGGCTCAACAAGGAGTCGTACCAAG GTTCAAATGCAAGGAGTTGCGGTGGGCCGGGCAGTCGACTTGACAATGTTGACAGGGTACAATGAGCTTATAGTTGAACTGGAAAAGATGTTTGAAATCAAGGGAGAGCTTAGCCCTCGCAacaaatgggaaatcatcttcACAGATGATGAGGGGGATATGATGCTCATGGGAGATGATCCGTGGCC AGAATTCTGTAAAATGGTCAGAAGAATCTTCATTTGTTCTGGCCAGGATGTTAAGATAATGAGAGCAGGAAGCAAGCTTCCTCTACCTTCTGCGGATAATGATGGAACCACTTTCAACTGGGAAAACGGTGAAGATTGA
- the LOC113781252 gene encoding auxin response factor 9 isoform X2 has product MASRGSLIQQHQSNGSVEGQDDLYTELWKACAGPLVDVPKPKESVYYFPQGHMEQLEASTNQELNQRIPMFGLPPKILCNVVDIQLLAEQETDEVYAQITLIPEPDHTEQTSPDSCPSEPPKPTVHSFCKVLTASDTSTHGGFSVLRKHANECLPPLDMTQPVPTQELVAKDLHGTEWHFKHIFRGQPRRHLLTTGWSTFVTSKRLVAGDSFVFLRGASGELRVGVRRFARQQSSMPSSVISSHSMHLGVLATASHAVATGTLFVVYYKPRTSQFIIGLNKYLESINNGFGVGMRFKMRFEGDDSPERRFSGTIVGVEDISLQWKDSKWRSLKVQWDEPASITRPERVSAWEIEPFVAAVPTSLVPSVTGKNKRLRSHSELLPPECPRSQLRSANQNHMDISCSQLQGSRNCNLRTHAEGDWLSSSQGNTSVSRFADETESKSTIAWTTFTSCSATPAKLSNHSQSHLHDGRKPDTVASCRLFGIDLISPSTGALDKELLKPVNASNITTQECLPNTLSGCGSEHKSDLSKDSKDQIVGQLQLPSKEVQSKQSGSTRSRTKVQMQGVAVGRAVDLTMLTGYNELIVELEKMFEIKGELSPRNKWEIIFTDDEGDMMLMGDDPWPEFCKMVRRIFICSGQDVKIMRAGSKLPLPSADNDGTTFNWENGED; this is encoded by the exons TTGGAGGCGTCAACAAATCAGGAGTTAAATCAAAGGATTCCGATGTTTGGTCTGCCCCCAAAGATTCTTTGCAACGTTGTTGATATTCAGCTTCTG GCTGAACAGGAAACTGATGAGGTTTATGCACAGATTACTTTGATACCAGAACCCGAT CACACTGAGCAGACTTCTCCCGATTCATGCCCTTCTGAACCTCCGAAGCCTACAGTACACTCCTTCTGCAAGGTTTTGACTGCCTCCGATACAAGCACTCACGGAGGATTTTCTGTTCTTAGGAAGCATGCAAATGAATGCCTTCCTCCCCTG GACATGACACAGCCAGTTCCTACACAGGAACTGGTAGCCAAGGATCTTCATGGCACTGAATGGCACTTTAAACATATATTCAGAG GACAACCGCGGAGACACTTGCTTACTACAGGATGGAGTACATTTGTTACTTCTAAGAGATTGGTAGCTGGAGATTCTTTTGTATTTCTCAG GGGTGCAAGTGGAGAGCTACGAGTTGGAGTCAGACGCTTTGCTCGTCAACAGAGTTCTATGCCATCATCTGTGATTTCAAGCCATAGCATGCACCTAGGAGTTCTTGCAACCGCATCTCATGCTGTTGCAACTGGAACCCTCTTTGTTGTTTACTACAAACCAAG GACAAGTCAGTTCATCATAGGATTGAACAAATATCTAGAGTCTATTAACAATGGTTTTGGTGTGGGCATGAGGTTTAAGATGCGATTTGAAGGGGATGATTCTCCTGAACGAAG ATTTAGTGGCACCATTGTTGGTGTTGAAGATATTTCTCTTCAATGGAAAGATTCTAAATGGCGGTCATTGAAG GTTCAATGGGATGAACCTGCATCCATAACAAGACCAGAAAGGGTCTCAGCTTGGGAGATAGAACCTTTTGTTGCTGCAGTACCTACAAGTCTAGTTCCATCAGTAACGGGAAAAAACAAAAGGCTTCGATCACATTCTGAACTTCTACCACCTG AGTGTCCCAGAAGCCAACTTCGGTCTGCAAATCAGAATCATATGGACATTAGTTGTAGTCAACTCCAAGGTAGCAGGAACTGTAATTTAAGGACACATGCAGAGGGGGACTGGCTATCTTCTTCCCAGGGAAATACTTCTGTGAGTAGGTTTGCTGATGAAACGGAAAGCAAAAGTACCATTGCATGGACTACCTTTACCAGCTGTTCAGCCACCCCGGCAAAGTTGAGCAACCACTCTCAGTCTCATCTTCATGATGGCAGGAAGCCTGATACTGTTGCTAGCTGCCGATTGTTTGGCATTGATCTGATTAGTCCTTCAACTGGTGCCCTTGATAAAGAACTTCTGAAACCAGTAAATGCCTCAAATATCACCACTCAAGAGTGTTTGCCAAACACATTATCTGGCTGTGGTTCTGAACATAAATCTGACCTCTCGAAGGATTCCAAAGATCAAATAGTGGGGCAGCTGCAGTTACCATCAAAGGAGGTACAAAGCAAGCAGAGTGGCTCAACAAGGAGTCGTACCAAG GTTCAAATGCAAGGAGTTGCGGTGGGCCGGGCAGTCGACTTGACAATGTTGACAGGGTACAATGAGCTTATAGTTGAACTGGAAAAGATGTTTGAAATCAAGGGAGAGCTTAGCCCTCGCAacaaatgggaaatcatcttcACAGATGATGAGGGGGATATGATGCTCATGGGAGATGATCCGTGGCC AGAATTCTGTAAAATGGTCAGAAGAATCTTCATTTGTTCTGGCCAGGATGTTAAGATAATGAGAGCAGGAAGCAAGCTTCCTCTACCTTCTGCGGATAATGATGGAACCACTTTCAACTGGGAAAACGGTGAAGATTGA